TACTGCTGAACTTTCTTTTGTTATTATCCCAATATGTTGCAGATCGAATGCTTTTCCATCAAAATAAACTGTTTGACCAGATTTTGAAAACTCTGCAAAACCAATCCAAGCCAATCCGTGATGACCTTTAGATTTGTTTTCGATGTACATTATTTTTGATTGCATGATTATAATTAATTTTAAAAAGTTTTTGATAATGTAAAATTATTCATCCGGCAAAATATAATTGATGTGATACCCCACAATTTTTATGTTTTCGTCTTCTTTAAGCATTGAAAATGTTTCTTTAGTAGTACCAGATTCCCTAGTTACATTATAAGTGAGAAGATACTCGCTTTTAGAGTTTGAGCCTTTTACGACTAAAGTTTCCCAATGTTCTAAATTATTTTCTTTGATAACGCCATATTCTTGTTGCGAATCTGATATGAGCTTATCTAATTGATCTTTACTAGTAACCTCGAAAAATTTGTCACTAAATAGCTCGTAGATTTTATCTTTATTTGTGCCCTGTAACAATTCCCTGTAAAATTTTTTTGAAATTTTCTCTGCATCATCTCTATCAGATTCTCTATTTGAAAACGTTTGATTAAAAGAGCAGCTTACTAATAGCGTTAAAGTGACGAAGAGTAAAATTTTTTTCATAAGTATTTATAGTTAAAAAGCTTATTAAAATAGACAATCCTTAATGGCTTAAAATCATTCCCAAGATAATGATAATCTTTAAAATATTATAATTTAAAATATAGTTTATCTAAAAAATCCAATAGTTTTTCCCACAACACACCAATCAATTCCATCAATTACAAAAAGTAACTAATGCAATTTATTAGTTTTAAATTTGTTCTTTCAAATTCATGATATGAAATCGGGGAAGAAGATTATCTATCATCTTTGAAAAAATAAACAAATCAATATGAAACATTTTGAAATATCCGTGCTTGATTTGGCTCCCGTAAAACAGGGGAAAACCATTCACGATACTTTTCAGGACAGTTTGTCTTTAGCAAATCACACTGAAAATTTAGACTATAAAAGATTCTGGCTTGCCGAGCATCACAATATGGAAAGTATTGCAAGTTCCGCAACTTCAGTTCTGATTGGTTTCATCGCCAACGGAACAAAAAAAATAAGAGTGGGTTCAGGAGGAATTATGCTTCCAAATCACAGTTCGCTCGTTATTGCCGAACAATTCGGAACTTTAGAATCACTTTTTCCGGGAAGAATCGATCTTGGTTTGGGGAGAGCTCCTGGAACAGATGGTTTAACGGCTCAAGCTTTGGGAAGAAATCCGGCAATCATCAATGAACAATTTCCGAGACAGATCTTAGAATTACAGAAATATTTTTCGAAAGAAAATTCAAGCGCTTTGGTTCGTGCAATTCCCGGTGAAGGTTTAGATATTCCGATGTATATTCTTGGTTCAAGCACAGACAGCGCTTGGTTGGCTGCAGAATTAGGACTTCCGTATGCTTTTGCGGGACATTTCGCTCCCGAACAAATGGATATGGCTTTTAAAATTTACAGAGAACATTTCGAGCCTTCAAAATATTTAGATAAACCTTTTATTTTGGCTTGTGTGAACGGAATTGCTGCGGAAACTTCTGAAGAAGCACATTTTCTTTCTACGACATTGTTTCAGGCGTTCATTAATATTATCAGAAACGACAGGAAACCTTTTCCGGCACCGATTGAAGATATGGATACGGTTTGGTCAGCGATGGAAAAATCGATGGTTTTACAGAAATTAAAATTTAGTTTTATTGGAAACCAAGATGAAATTGCTGAACAGATTAAAAACTTTCAGGAAAAATATCAGGTGGATGAACTGATGATCAATTCTCATATCTATGACCATCAAAAAAGACTGGAATCGTATGAGATTATAAAAAAAGCGACAGATTCTTTGTTTTAATTTTAAATCCCGCAGATTTCACAGATTGATACAGTTTTTTTTAAGTTTAAAATGAAAATCTAATATTTTGAAAACTTATGTGTTCTCAATATTTTCAAAGCTTTAGCTAAAAACTTATGTGATTAATGTGTCAAAATCTTCTGCAACTTTTATAGTTAAGCGAAAGCGGTTGCACAAACCGCTCATATTAATTGTTGATGCTTATTTTATTGAGTATCTTTGCGAAAATTTAAAGTAAAAATGTCAGATATTAAACTAAATACTATTCCAGAGGCGATTGAAGACCTTAAAAATGGTAAAATAATTATAGTGGTAGACGATGAAGACAGAGAAAATGAAGGTGATTTTCTTTGTGCTGCCGAATTGACAACACCTGCGTTAATTAATTTTATGGCAGTTCACGGAAGAGGGTTGATTTGTATGCCGCTTCCAGAAAAAAGATGTGATGAGTTAGGATTAGATGTAATGGTAAGCCGAAGCAGCGATCCTAAAGAAACTGCATTTACGGTTTCTGTTGACCTTTTGGGTGACGGTACTTCTACCGGAATTTCTGCCGGAGACCGAGCGAAAACTATTTTAGCTTTGATGGATGAAAAATCTAAACCAACAGATTTCATGCGTCCAGGTCACATTTTCCCGCTTCGTGCAAGAAAAGGTGGTGTTTTGAAAAGAGCAGGTCACACAGAAGCTGCAATTGATTTAACGAGCTTGGCTGGTTTAAAAGAAGGTGGTGTAATCTGTGAAATTATGAACGAAGACGGTTCTATGTCTCGTTTGCCGGATTTACATGTCTTTGCTCAGAAGCATGATATGAAAATTGTATCTATTGAAGATTTGATTCATTACCAGCTTAAAAAAGGAAACTTAATCGAAAGAATTGAGGAAAGAAAAGTGCAAACTGCTTATGGAGAATTTGATTTCTGTGCTTTCAGAGAAACTTCAAATGACCAGATTCACTTTGCTTTAACAAAAGGATCTTGGACCGTTGACGAGCCTGTTTTGGTAAGAGTTCAATCTTCTGATTCTTATTTTGATGTTTTAACCAGATTGAATAACGGTGAAAAACCATTGTTGGAAAAAGTAACATCAATGGTAAATGAAGCAGGAAAAGGAGCAATTATTTTCATCAATAATGTTTCAAATTCTGAAAATACACTAAGAAAATTGCAACAGTTTTTAAATTATCAGGATGGACAGCAAAAGCATCCTACTGCAGCATTTAACTACAGAGATTACGGAATCGGGACTCAGATTTTGAAGAATTTAGGAATTAATAAATTTAAAGTAATCACTCAAAATCCTAACGTAAAACCTCAGGTTGGAGGTTATGATGTTGAGGTGACAGAGATGGTTCAACTTTAAAATGTGAATGGTCAATGGTGAATTCACTTCGTAGTCAATTTTTTGATTGCGTTTTCAATTTACTTGCGAAGCAAAATTAACTATTCACAATTCACAATAAAAAAATGGCTTGATTTACTCAAGCCATTTTTATTTCGTCAAAATTTCTAAACCCGTTTAGAAAATCTTTGATATTCATTCTTTTCTTTCCTTCCAATTGTAATTCTAAAGGAAAATACATTCCGTCTTTTGTATAGATTCTAAAATCATTTTTTGAAATCTCTAAACTTCCAACAGGTTTTCCATGATCTGAAACTTCAAATTTTCCATTGTATATTTTTAATCCTTTTTCTTCCTCACCAATTTTTAAAGTGGTAAAAGCTGCTGGATAAGGTGACATTCCTAAAATAAACTGATG
Above is a genomic segment from Chryseobacterium mulctrae containing:
- a CDS encoding LLM class flavin-dependent oxidoreductase, with amino-acid sequence MKHFEISVLDLAPVKQGKTIHDTFQDSLSLANHTENLDYKRFWLAEHHNMESIASSATSVLIGFIANGTKKIRVGSGGIMLPNHSSLVIAEQFGTLESLFPGRIDLGLGRAPGTDGLTAQALGRNPAIINEQFPRQILELQKYFSKENSSALVRAIPGEGLDIPMYILGSSTDSAWLAAELGLPYAFAGHFAPEQMDMAFKIYREHFEPSKYLDKPFILACVNGIAAETSEEAHFLSTTLFQAFINIIRNDRKPFPAPIEDMDTVWSAMEKSMVLQKLKFSFIGNQDEIAEQIKNFQEKYQVDELMINSHIYDHQKRLESYEIIKKATDSLF
- the ribB gene encoding 3,4-dihydroxy-2-butanone-4-phosphate synthase, with the protein product MSDIKLNTIPEAIEDLKNGKIIIVVDDEDRENEGDFLCAAELTTPALINFMAVHGRGLICMPLPEKRCDELGLDVMVSRSSDPKETAFTVSVDLLGDGTSTGISAGDRAKTILALMDEKSKPTDFMRPGHIFPLRARKGGVLKRAGHTEAAIDLTSLAGLKEGGVICEIMNEDGSMSRLPDLHVFAQKHDMKIVSIEDLIHYQLKKGNLIERIEERKVQTAYGEFDFCAFRETSNDQIHFALTKGSWTVDEPVLVRVQSSDSYFDVLTRLNNGEKPLLEKVTSMVNEAGKGAIIFINNVSNSENTLRKLQQFLNYQDGQQKHPTAAFNYRDYGIGTQILKNLGINKFKVITQNPNVKPQVGGYDVEVTEMVQL